Proteins found in one Allorhizobium pseudoryzae genomic segment:
- the arsB gene encoding ACR3 family arsenite efflux transporter: MSTFERFLTLWVALAIGAGIALGAVFPGLFQIIGSAEIAKVNLPVAVLIWLMIIPMLMKIDFAAIREVGTHWRGMGVTLFANWAVKPFSMAVLGWIFIGWLFVPFLPSDQIDSYIAGLILLGAAPCTAMVFVWSNLTRGDAPFTLTQVALNDAVMVIAFAPIVALLLGVSSIVVPWDTLLISVALFIVVPVVVAQLLRRALGAGDGKALARLQDSIQPLSIGALLLTVVLLFAFQGNQILAQPAVIAILAVPILLQTIFIFGFAYLANRMTGEAHCIAGPSALIGASNFFELAVATAISLFGFHSGAALATVVGVLIEVPVMLVLVAIVNRSKAWYEAGQAVTTRTSAQGKA, translated from the coding sequence ATGTCCACCTTCGAACGCTTTCTCACACTCTGGGTGGCACTTGCCATCGGCGCTGGCATCGCGCTCGGTGCCGTCTTTCCCGGCCTCTTCCAGATCATCGGCTCTGCCGAGATCGCCAAGGTCAACCTGCCGGTCGCGGTGCTGATCTGGCTGATGATCATTCCGATGCTTATGAAGATCGACTTCGCCGCCATTCGCGAGGTCGGCACCCATTGGCGCGGCATGGGCGTCACGCTGTTTGCCAACTGGGCGGTCAAACCCTTCTCCATGGCGGTGCTCGGCTGGATCTTCATCGGCTGGCTGTTTGTCCCCTTCCTGCCGTCCGACCAGATCGACAGCTACATCGCCGGCCTTATCCTTCTGGGGGCGGCCCCCTGCACGGCCATGGTCTTCGTCTGGTCGAACCTGACGCGCGGTGACGCTCCGTTCACGCTGACCCAGGTGGCGTTGAACGATGCCGTGATGGTCATTGCCTTTGCGCCCATCGTCGCCCTGTTGCTGGGCGTTTCCTCCATCGTCGTCCCGTGGGATACGCTGCTGATCTCGGTCGCGCTCTTCATCGTGGTGCCCGTCGTCGTTGCACAGCTTCTGCGCCGGGCGCTTGGTGCGGGGGATGGCAAGGCGCTTGCCCGCCTGCAGGACAGCATCCAGCCGCTGTCGATTGGCGCGCTGCTCTTGACGGTCGTCCTGCTGTTTGCCTTCCAGGGCAACCAGATCCTCGCGCAGCCGGCAGTGATCGCGATCCTCGCCGTGCCGATCCTGCTGCAGACCATCTTCATCTTTGGCTTTGCCTATCTCGCCAACCGCATGACGGGGGAGGCCCACTGCATTGCGGGGCCCTCGGCGCTCATTGGCGCCTCCAACTTCTTCGAACTGGCCGTGGCGACCGCCATCAGCCTGTTCGGCTTTCATTCCGGCGCCGCCCTTGCCACCGTCGTCGGCGTCCTCATCGAGGTGCCGGTCATGCTGGTCCTGGTCGCGATCGTCAACCGGAGCAAGGCCTGGTACGAGGCCGGACAGGCCGTCACCACACGAACGTCAGCCCAAGGGAAGGCCTGA
- a CDS encoding ArsR/SmtB family transcription factor: MDEKRATDLFGALSQETRLKIVRMLVVAGPDGMAAGAVAEAAGVSPSNVSFHLKELERVGLVTATRESRSIIYTAAYDHLADLIRFLMEDCCAGRPEICAPATAVAQCCVPDGRGTSLNSETA; this comes from the coding sequence ATGGACGAGAAACGGGCAACCGATCTGTTTGGAGCGCTGTCGCAGGAAACGCGGCTGAAGATCGTCCGCATGCTGGTCGTGGCAGGACCGGACGGCATGGCGGCCGGTGCCGTGGCCGAAGCGGCCGGGGTCTCGCCCTCCAACGTCTCCTTCCACCTCAAGGAACTGGAGCGGGTCGGCCTGGTGACGGCGACGCGCGAATCCCGATCGATCATCTACACGGCCGCCTATGACCACCTCGCCGATCTCATTCGCTTCCTGATGGAAGACTGCTGTGCCGGCCGTCCCGAAATCTGCGCACCGGCAACCGCTGTGGCGCAGTGTTGTGTACCGGATGGCCGGGGAACCTCCTTAAATTCGGAGACTGCGTAA
- a CDS encoding ferritin-like domain-containing protein — protein sequence MADARSIFVTGLKNAHAMENQALSIMKPQVSRIENYPEVADMLERHIRETEGQIERLETILSGLSESPSTMKDMALSLGGSMAALGHTIAPDEIVKNSFANFAFENYEIAAYKSLMTVAELGGFPEAMSGLKANLEEEEAMARWIDNNLRSLTMKFASLKEAGASAKV from the coding sequence ATGGCAGATGCCCGCAGCATTTTCGTCACGGGATTGAAGAATGCTCATGCGATGGAGAATCAGGCGCTTTCGATCATGAAGCCGCAGGTCTCCCGCATCGAAAACTACCCGGAGGTGGCGGACATGCTGGAACGGCACATCCGCGAAACGGAAGGCCAGATCGAGCGGCTGGAGACGATCCTTTCCGGTCTGTCGGAAAGCCCGTCGACCATGAAGGACATGGCCCTGTCGCTCGGTGGTTCCATGGCGGCCCTTGGCCATACGATTGCCCCGGACGAGATCGTCAAGAACTCGTTTGCCAATTTCGCCTTCGAAAACTACGAGATCGCCGCCTACAAGTCGCTGATGACGGTGGCCGAACTCGGCGGCTTTCCGGAAGCGATGTCCGGATTGAAGGCCAATCTGGAGGAAGAGGAGGCCATGGCTCGCTGGATCGACAACAACCTGCGCAGCCTGACCATGAAGTTCGCCTCGCTGAAGGAAGCCGGCGCATCGGCCAAGGTGTGA
- a CDS encoding crotonase/enoyl-CoA hydratase family protein, with the protein MTEVSAQNYLDHQVRWHASGTDHADAKADQTAAALPLELRFPTARYDNLSVRLDPAMRTLWYFMNPVEAPSYTPGLLADLSRLRGEIQTLVRSDDNDQRLLYLVNGSKMPGIFNLGGDLGYFGKHIRARDREGLRQYARDCVDLVYSSSMSLDLPIVLISLVQGDALGGGFEAAMASDIIIAEKSAKFGLPEILFNLFPGMGAYSFLSRRLDPTRATKMIMGGQIYSADDLHEMGLVDLVVEDGKGETAVREFVARHSRKHMIYRTLREVKRRVNPLTHEELIDVVDLWVEAAMQLEDADLRKIDRLRVAQIKRMEAGRAGTKADLG; encoded by the coding sequence ATGACAGAGGTTTCGGCTCAGAACTATCTCGATCATCAGGTGCGCTGGCACGCCTCCGGCACCGACCATGCGGATGCGAAGGCGGATCAGACGGCGGCCGCTCTTCCCCTGGAGCTCCGATTCCCGACCGCGCGCTACGACAATCTGAGTGTCCGGCTGGATCCGGCAATGCGCACGCTGTGGTACTTCATGAACCCCGTCGAGGCGCCGAGCTATACGCCAGGCCTGCTGGCCGATCTGAGCCGGCTCAGGGGCGAAATCCAGACGCTCGTTCGCAGTGACGACAACGACCAGAGGCTGCTGTACCTGGTCAACGGATCAAAGATGCCGGGCATCTTCAACCTCGGCGGCGATCTTGGTTACTTCGGCAAGCATATCCGGGCGCGTGATCGTGAAGGTTTGCGCCAGTACGCCCGCGATTGCGTCGATCTGGTCTACTCATCCTCGATGAGCCTCGATCTGCCGATCGTCTTGATTTCGCTCGTCCAGGGCGATGCCCTCGGCGGTGGTTTCGAGGCCGCCATGGCCTCCGACATCATCATTGCCGAAAAGAGTGCGAAGTTCGGCCTGCCGGAAATCCTCTTCAACCTGTTCCCCGGCATGGGTGCCTACAGCTTCCTGTCGCGCCGGCTCGATCCGACACGCGCGACCAAGATGATCATGGGCGGCCAGATCTACAGCGCCGACGATCTGCATGAGATGGGCCTGGTGGACCTGGTCGTGGAAGACGGCAAGGGCGAGACGGCGGTGCGCGAATTCGTGGCGCGCCATTCCCGCAAGCACATGATCTACCGGACGCTGCGCGAGGTGAAACGGCGCGTGAACCCGCTGACGCACGAGGAACTGATCGACGTGGTGGATCTGTGGGTCGAGGCGGCAATGCAGCTTGAGGATGCCGACCTGCGCAAGATCGACCGGCTGCGCGTGGCACAGATCAAGCGTATGGAAGCCGGCCGGGCCGGCACCAAGGCTGATCTCGGTTGA
- a CDS encoding hybrid sensor histidine kinase/response regulator: protein MTKPRPFPFHRLFSRPCRASIRDMRMLLRDRPDTEHELTANRLLISSTILIYLVIAQALGSEAAASALAIAALPVFLFELFAAGVFIHILLFPGVSPIRRMAGIFADISMFSYGLHASGEAGAAMFLVYFWAVLGNGFRFGVFYLTVATVTAVVAFLAVYQTTLFWQQQPMVSLGLVGALIVIPAYCSKLIRKLSQAKREAEEASQAKSLFLASMSHELRTPLNAVIALSDLLVQMQLKPDQRDMVRTIGRSGRSLLSLIEAVLDLSKIEAGQTSVIPQKVDLPLLLGDVRAMIGVNAEKKGLRIALHMASGTPRFVMADRRHLEEILLNLASNAVKFTETGHVRIEVSLDQSQGSDLLRFEVADTGIGIDETAHARIFERFTQADGTIMDRFGGTGLGLAIVKQLVRAMGGDIGVRSTLGEGSTFHFHLPTDVVVEDDLPSAEALPFVLLGDRRVLPQPLQLLATTVDTIDAAVDAARSLNGQTGRRPVIFIDATWPGPPPSQVAHALLRAFERREEPVLVLFDRHGQTLRLAPVMRDLFFCVAGVDYAQTLANIAALTTGGSTVPDDVLLPQASSTRWRILIADDNKTNQMVLGKILEMAGHHHEVVDDGEAAVERMLKGDLDLVLMDVNMPVMNGVEATKFYHFASLGSRKIPIIAVTADATGEAAERCREAGMAACVTKPIEPRALLDVIAQTLADAEPLAVTNPSPQTPGFVEDEPVVEHPVIDPSTCSALEKLGGSDFVETLLNQFADDSVSALNALAAAVAEEDVHGFRNSAHALRSAAANVGAMRIYQMCLEWREINDPQLAAEGERHVHHLRDEFDRFRSELTLRKAS from the coding sequence ATGACCAAGCCGCGGCCCTTCCCCTTTCACCGTCTGTTCAGCCGGCCGTGCCGGGCGTCGATCCGCGACATGCGGATGCTGCTGAGAGATCGGCCGGATACCGAACATGAGCTGACGGCCAACCGGCTGCTGATTTCCTCGACAATCCTGATCTACCTGGTGATCGCCCAGGCGCTCGGCTCGGAAGCGGCAGCGTCGGCGCTCGCCATCGCCGCGCTTCCGGTGTTTCTGTTCGAGCTGTTTGCCGCCGGCGTCTTCATCCATATCCTGCTCTTCCCGGGGGTCTCGCCGATCCGGCGCATGGCCGGCATCTTTGCCGATATCAGCATGTTCTCCTACGGCCTGCATGCCAGCGGTGAGGCGGGGGCGGCGATGTTCCTCGTCTATTTCTGGGCGGTGCTCGGCAATGGTTTCCGCTTCGGGGTCTTCTACCTGACGGTTGCCACCGTCACCGCCGTCGTCGCGTTCCTTGCCGTCTACCAGACAACGCTGTTCTGGCAGCAACAGCCGATGGTGTCGCTTGGGCTTGTTGGTGCGCTGATCGTGATACCCGCCTATTGCTCCAAGCTCATCCGCAAGCTCTCGCAGGCAAAACGGGAGGCGGAGGAAGCGAGCCAGGCGAAAAGCCTGTTTCTCGCCAGCATGAGCCACGAGTTGCGCACGCCGCTCAACGCCGTCATCGCGCTCAGCGATCTTCTCGTGCAGATGCAGCTGAAACCCGACCAGCGGGACATGGTGCGAACCATCGGCCGCTCCGGTCGCTCGCTTCTGTCGCTCATCGAAGCGGTTCTCGATCTCTCCAAGATCGAGGCCGGCCAGACCAGCGTCATTCCGCAGAAGGTCGATCTGCCGCTGCTCCTCGGGGATGTCCGGGCGATGATCGGAGTGAATGCCGAAAAGAAGGGGCTTCGAATTGCCCTTCACATGGCCAGCGGCACGCCTCGTTTCGTCATGGCGGATCGGCGGCACCTGGAGGAGATCCTCCTCAACCTTGCCAGCAATGCCGTCAAGTTCACCGAAACCGGACATGTGCGCATCGAGGTTTCCCTCGATCAATCGCAGGGCAGCGATCTGTTGCGTTTCGAAGTTGCCGATACCGGCATCGGTATCGATGAAACGGCGCATGCCCGCATTTTCGAACGGTTCACGCAGGCCGATGGCACGATCATGGATCGCTTTGGCGGAACCGGTCTCGGCCTTGCCATCGTCAAGCAACTGGTGCGGGCCATGGGCGGCGATATCGGCGTGCGCAGTACGCTGGGAGAAGGCAGCACCTTCCATTTCCACCTGCCCACCGATGTGGTGGTCGAGGACGATCTACCCTCTGCCGAAGCGCTGCCATTCGTGCTGCTGGGTGACCGGCGCGTCCTGCCGCAGCCGTTGCAGCTGCTTGCCACGACGGTCGATACCATTGATGCGGCGGTCGATGCGGCGCGCAGTCTCAACGGGCAGACGGGCCGCCGTCCGGTGATATTCATTGATGCCACTTGGCCGGGGCCTCCCCCCAGCCAGGTCGCACACGCGCTGCTCAGGGCCTTCGAGCGCCGCGAAGAGCCGGTTCTAGTGCTGTTCGACCGCCACGGCCAGACCCTGCGGCTGGCGCCGGTGATGCGCGACCTGTTCTTCTGCGTGGCCGGCGTCGATTATGCGCAGACGCTCGCCAACATTGCCGCGCTCACCACGGGCGGCAGCACGGTTCCCGACGATGTGCTCCTGCCCCAGGCATCTTCGACCCGCTGGCGGATCCTGATTGCCGACGACAACAAGACGAACCAGATGGTGCTCGGCAAGATCCTCGAAATGGCCGGGCATCACCATGAGGTGGTGGATGATGGCGAAGCGGCCGTCGAGCGGATGCTGAAGGGGGATCTGGATCTGGTCCTGATGGATGTGAACATGCCGGTGATGAACGGCGTAGAGGCGACGAAATTCTATCATTTCGCCTCGCTCGGCAGCCGTAAGATCCCGATCATCGCCGTGACCGCCGATGCGACGGGAGAGGCGGCTGAACGGTGCAGGGAGGCCGGCATGGCCGCCTGCGTGACAAAACCGATCGAACCGCGTGCCCTTTTGGACGTGATCGCCCAGACGCTTGCCGACGCCGAGCCACTGGCGGTGACCAACCCCTCTCCGCAGACGCCCGGTTTCGTGGAGGACGAGCCGGTTGTCGAGCATCCGGTGATCGACCCCTCCACCTGCAGCGCCTTGGAAAAGCTTGGCGGGTCGGACTTCGTCGAGACGCTGCTCAACCAGTTCGCCGATGATTCCGTCTCTGCCCTCAACGCGCTTGCGGCCGCCGTGGCGGAAGAGGACGTGCATGGCTTCCGCAATTCCGCCCATGCGCTGCGCAGTGCCGCGGCCAATGTCGGTGCCATGCGGATCTACCAGATGTGCCTGGAATGGCGCGAGATCAACGATCCGCAACTGGCGGCAGAGGGTGAGCGCCACGTCCACCATCTGCGCGACGAATTCGACCGCTTCCGTTCGGAACTCACCCTGCGCAAAGCGTCCTGA
- a CDS encoding two-component system response regulator — translation MPLIAILDDQETNRRIFERLASSIENGVVIRIYGDPSLAIADFERGIVPDLIVTDYKMPVMDGEAFIRALRALPGFSEIPVMVITVYEERSFRMRALEAGATDFLQSPVDHQEFVVRARNLLKLRKQQLLLECRAHTLAEELATSEQSREAALRDSSERLAQVIDTVPAMVSASDSNGRILFANAFAGEFLGLDPAELVGKSSDVLVDADLAGPNRTLDRKVIRGGEALKSFERTLTSASGERRVFLTTKTPLRDAHEVIVGVLTSALDITDRKRAEEHLLHAARHDGLTDLPNRTFLHDRLRREVARARRGDRSFALHFIDIDEFKSINDLLGQEAGDAFLQEVANRLDKLTGPEDMVARLGADEFALLQTLGPETTTASDIAQRVLDQVGLPVRIAEREAACSASVGVTIYPTDGTEVTQLLRNADLAVQQAKDSGGNQFRLYETNMADRIRNNALLDSRLRTAIDQKQFVLYYQPQISAKTGAVIGAEALLRWNEPGRGLVSPGEFLLRAEENGLIVPINEWVIHEACREAKSWHRLGLGHLRIGINLSPVQFRRVNVAALVLKALDATGLDPKCLDLEITENIVMEKTESVISVLRQLSELGVGISIDDFGTGYSSLNYIKQFPIDRIKIDQTFVRNIVSDPSDHTIVRTVAHLGHSLGLTVVAEGVETKEQAKLLMADGCDVMQGYFYGRPMPAQDFIALVQSGPMLEKSA, via the coding sequence ATGCCGCTCATTGCGATTCTCGACGATCAGGAGACCAACCGCCGCATTTTCGAGAGGCTAGCGTCCTCCATCGAGAATGGGGTGGTCATTCGCATCTATGGTGATCCGTCGCTCGCCATCGCGGATTTCGAGCGCGGCATCGTGCCGGATCTCATCGTCACGGATTACAAGATGCCGGTGATGGATGGCGAAGCCTTCATCCGGGCCCTGCGCGCCCTGCCGGGTTTTTCCGAAATCCCGGTCATGGTCATCACGGTTTACGAAGAGCGCAGCTTTCGCATGCGCGCGCTGGAGGCCGGCGCGACCGATTTTCTCCAGAGCCCGGTCGATCATCAGGAATTCGTCGTCCGCGCCCGCAATCTTCTGAAACTGCGCAAGCAGCAACTGCTTCTGGAATGCCGCGCCCATACGCTAGCCGAAGAGCTGGCGACAAGCGAGCAGTCCCGCGAGGCGGCACTGCGCGATTCCAGCGAACGCCTGGCCCAGGTCATCGATACGGTGCCGGCCATGGTCAGCGCCTCGGACAGCAATGGTCGCATCCTGTTTGCCAATGCCTTTGCCGGTGAATTTTTGGGGCTCGATCCAGCCGAACTCGTCGGCAAGTCGAGCGATGTCCTGGTCGATGCCGATCTTGCCGGGCCGAACCGCACGCTGGATCGCAAAGTGATCCGCGGCGGCGAGGCGTTGAAGAGCTTCGAGCGCACGCTGACCAGCGCATCCGGCGAACGGCGTGTTTTCCTCACCACGAAGACGCCGCTGAGGGATGCCCATGAGGTTATCGTCGGCGTGCTGACCAGCGCGCTGGATATCACCGACCGCAAGCGCGCCGAAGAGCATCTCCTGCATGCGGCCCGGCATGACGGGCTGACCGACCTGCCCAACCGCACCTTCCTGCATGATCGCCTTCGTCGCGAAGTGGCGCGTGCCCGGCGCGGAGACCGTTCGTTTGCCCTGCATTTCATCGATATCGATGAATTCAAAAGCATCAACGATCTTCTGGGACAGGAGGCGGGGGATGCCTTCCTGCAGGAGGTCGCCAACCGACTGGATAAGCTGACCGGACCGGAAGATATGGTGGCACGGCTGGGCGCGGATGAATTTGCGCTGCTGCAGACCCTCGGGCCGGAAACCACCACTGCCAGCGATATCGCCCAGCGTGTCCTTGATCAGGTCGGGCTTCCGGTGCGTATCGCCGAGCGGGAGGCTGCCTGCAGCGCCAGCGTTGGGGTCACCATTTATCCGACGGACGGCACGGAAGTGACGCAACTCCTGCGCAATGCCGACCTTGCCGTGCAGCAGGCAAAGGATTCCGGCGGCAACCAGTTCCGGCTTTACGAGACCAACATGGCCGATCGCATCCGCAACAATGCGCTGCTCGACAGCCGGCTGCGCACGGCGATCGATCAGAAGCAGTTCGTGCTGTATTACCAGCCGCAGATTTCCGCCAAGACCGGTGCCGTGATCGGGGCGGAAGCGCTGCTGCGCTGGAACGAGCCCGGCCGCGGACTCGTCTCCCCCGGCGAGTTCCTGCTGCGCGCCGAAGAGAATGGCCTCATCGTGCCGATCAACGAATGGGTGATTCACGAAGCCTGCCGCGAGGCCAAATCCTGGCACCGCCTCGGGCTCGGCCATCTGAGGATCGGCATCAACCTGTCGCCGGTGCAGTTCCGCCGCGTCAACGTGGCGGCCCTCGTGCTGAAGGCGCTCGATGCCACGGGTCTCGACCCGAAATGCCTGGATCTGGAAATCACCGAAAACATCGTGATGGAAAAGACGGAGTCGGTCATTTCCGTCCTGCGCCAGCTGTCCGAACTCGGCGTCGGCATCTCGATCGACGATTTCGGCACCGGTTACTCGTCGCTGAACTATATCAAGCAATTCCCCATCGACCGGATCAAGATCGACCAGACCTTCGTGCGCAACATTGTGAGCGACCCGAGCGACCACACGATCGTGCGCACGGTCGCCCATCTCGGCCACAGTCTCGGCCTGACCGTGGTCGCCGAAGGCGTGGAGACGAAGGAGCAGGCCAAGCTCCTGATGGCCGATGGATGCGACGTGATGCAGGGGTATTTCTACGGGCGCCCCATGCCCGCGCAGGATTTCATCGCCCTCGTTCAGTCGGGTCCGATGCTTGAGAAGAGTGCATGA
- a CDS encoding DUF1674 domain-containing protein, producing the protein MQAPDNDNRGDNRGTDAGEAPKVLSPAAQRALKEAEERRAQEKPVERPAELGGRGGADPARFGDWEINGRAIDF; encoded by the coding sequence ATGCAGGCACCGGACAACGACAACAGAGGGGACAACAGAGGGACGGACGCGGGCGAGGCCCCGAAGGTTCTTTCCCCCGCCGCCCAGCGGGCGCTGAAGGAAGCGGAGGAGCGCCGGGCGCAGGAAAAACCCGTCGAGAGGCCCGCAGAGCTGGGCGGTCGCGGCGGTGCCGATCCCGCCCGTTTCGGCGATTGGGAAATCAACGGCCGCGCCATCGATTTCTGA
- the htpX gene encoding zinc metalloprotease HtpX, translated as MNMMRTAMLLAFMTALFMGVGFLIGGRGGMMIAFLIAAGMNLFSYWNSDKMVLSAYRAQEVDERNAPEFFHMIRDLSANAGLPMPRVYIYQSPQPNAFATGRNPENAAVAASTGLLERLTPQEVAGVMAHELAHVQNRDTLTMTITATLAGAISMLGNFAFFFGGNRENNNPLGFIGVLVAMIVAPLAAALVQMAISRTREYSADRRGAEICGNPLWLASALGKIAGAAEVIHNDDAERNPATAHMFIINPLSGERMDNLFSTHPNTENRIAALQAMASEFAGASTPAFSAARPTRRSRSVPTTGSGRSPDEPRKGPWS; from the coding sequence ATGAACATGATGCGCACCGCCATGCTTCTGGCCTTCATGACGGCCCTGTTCATGGGCGTCGGCTTCCTGATCGGCGGCCGCGGCGGCATGATGATCGCTTTCCTCATTGCCGCCGGCATGAACCTCTTTTCCTACTGGAACTCAGACAAGATGGTGTTGTCGGCCTACCGGGCTCAAGAGGTGGATGAGAGAAACGCGCCGGAATTCTTTCACATGATCCGTGATCTCTCCGCCAATGCGGGGCTGCCCATGCCGCGGGTCTACATCTATCAGAGCCCGCAGCCGAACGCATTCGCCACGGGTCGCAATCCGGAAAACGCCGCCGTTGCCGCCTCGACCGGGCTTCTGGAGCGGCTGACGCCACAGGAGGTGGCCGGTGTGATGGCGCATGAACTGGCCCATGTGCAGAACCGCGATACGCTGACCATGACGATCACGGCGACACTGGCCGGTGCCATCTCCATGCTCGGCAACTTCGCCTTCTTCTTTGGCGGCAACCGGGAGAACAACAACCCGCTCGGCTTCATCGGCGTGCTGGTCGCGATGATCGTCGCCCCGTTGGCCGCGGCACTTGTGCAGATGGCGATCAGCCGCACGCGCGAATATTCCGCCGACCGGCGTGGCGCCGAGATCTGCGGCAATCCGCTCTGGCTCGCCTCGGCACTCGGCAAGATCGCCGGCGCCGCGGAGGTGATCCACAATGACGATGCCGAGCGCAATCCGGCGACCGCGCACATGTTTATCATCAACCCGCTCTCCGGCGAACGGATGGACAATCTCTTCTCCACCCATCCGAACACGGAAAACCGGATTGCCGCGCTGCAGGCCATGGCCTCCGAATTTGCCGGCGCCTCGACGCCAGCCTTTTCCGCTGCTAGACCCACGCGCAGATCGCGCTCCGTTCCGACGACCGGTTCAGGACGCAGCCCCGACGAACCGCGCAAAGGTCCCTGGTCTTGA